The proteins below come from a single Bombyx mori chromosome 7, ASM3026992v2 genomic window:
- the LOC119628707 gene encoding uncharacterized protein LOC119628707, with product MRTSHSQYLTMVEFMEANGDLSKPSGGPRGRNFIQMKWKELTGILNSDSSGDPKSEDKWRKVWSDYKNNCKKKCAKINRAASGTGGGPALHLLLTDLEQRVMQIIGVQAATGMEIKEAGFPQEEISTERRNTEIILKEPEIDWNTPSTSSQPTVAPLPQTEASPPVIDEEEWNPPPQKKRKSNLKKMFLDIDRKTREYASERDRVYEELERDRLRVREFEVRERVRQRDEELRMQGQWLEFMKEAMEAFVRFMERKSS from the exons ATGAGAACTAGCCACTCACAGTATTTAACAATGGTGGAATTTATGGAAGC AAATGGAGATTTATCAAAGCCGTCAGGTGGTCCACGAGGTCGCAATTTTATACAGATGAAGTGGAAAGAGTTAACGGGAATATTAAATAGCGATTCTTCAGGAGATCCTAAGAGTGAGGACAAATGGCGTAAG gTGTGGAGTGATTATAAGAATAATTGCAAGAAAAAGTGTGCTAAAATTAACAGAGCTGCTAGTGGCACTGGTGGCGGACCAGCGCTCCATTTATTATTAACTGACCTTGAACAAAGGGTCATGCAGATAATTGGAGTGCAGGCAGCTACTGGCATGGAAATAAAAGAAGCTGGGTTTCCACAA gaagAAATTTCAACTGAGAGGCGAAatactgaaattattttaaaggaaCCAGAAATAG ATTGGAATACTCCGAGCACAAGCAGCCAACCAACAGTGGCTCCACTGCCACAAACTGAGGCTTCCCCTCCAGTCATTGACGAAGAGGAGTGGAACCCTccaccacaaaaaaaaagaaaaagcaatttgaaaaaaatgtttttagatATAGACAGAAAGACAAGGGAGTATGCTTCAGAGCGTGATAGGGTATATGAGGAGTTAGAGAGAGATCGGTTGAGAGTTAGAGAATTTGAGGTACGAGAAAGAGTAAGACAGCGAGATGAAGAGCTACGGATGCAGGGTCAATGGCTGGAATTTATGAAAGAGGCAATGGAAGCTTTTGTGAGGTTTATGGAGAGAAAGTCAAGTTAA